In Methanofollis sp., a single genomic region encodes these proteins:
- a CDS encoding pro-sigmaK processing inhibitor BofA family protein, giving the protein MIETIITIAVVIAVAALLYYFVKEGMTLIINAVVGLICLYLINIFHLMGYIGGTDLAISWATVIICALGGVIGVVLLVLLNLMGITV; this is encoded by the coding sequence ATGATAGAAACCATCATTACCATCGCCGTGGTGATCGCGGTCGCCGCCCTCCTCTACTACTTCGTGAAGGAGGGAATGACCCTGATCATCAATGCCGTGGTCGGCCTCATCTGCCTGTACCTCATCAACATCTTCCACCTGATGGGCTACATCGGCGGGACCGACCTTGCCATCTCCTGGGCGACGGTGATCATCTGCGCCCTCGGCGGGGTGATCGGGGTGGTCCTCCTCGTCCTCCTCAACCTGATGGGGATCACCGTCTGA
- a CDS encoding TldD/PmbA family protein has product MELIDAILRAGAAKADEVEVYISEGESVSADLKRDRIENAGGSKGFGIGIRVVVGGRIGVSSTASPKDWEACLAAALASASLAHPQEWGGLPGPAPLPDAPQINDASLRLDAGTARSICMEMLEGAAEHDAAVTGGSASLARGKVTIANTSGILYEQERTSTGCSLECIHERSTGFEFDASPFMDLDPRHVGEQAAFFAEHGADAGEIETGDYDLVLSPVALSQFLDYVLEPALSGRNVHAGRSWLAGKLGETCIGEEISVFDDPSRRGLGSTRFDAEGVPARKITFFDHGVLAHYAYDLRTAYRYGQESTGSAVRAGPGGAPAIGVHTMVIDGPRDTVDDDRAVYVNDIVGAHTANPLTGDFSVELSNATWIEGGEFGEPVRSAMFAGNVFDLLGAVAAIGREERLVGSAVLPALRLNKQRLIGK; this is encoded by the coding sequence ATGGAACTGATTGATGCGATCCTCCGTGCCGGTGCGGCAAAGGCCGACGAGGTGGAGGTCTATATCTCCGAGGGGGAGTCTGTCTCCGCCGACCTGAAGCGCGACCGGATCGAGAATGCCGGGGGCTCGAAGGGCTTCGGCATCGGGATCAGGGTCGTCGTCGGCGGGCGCATCGGCGTCTCCTCGACTGCAAGCCCGAAGGACTGGGAGGCGTGCCTCGCCGCCGCCCTCGCAAGCGCCAGCCTCGCCCACCCGCAGGAGTGGGGCGGCCTTCCCGGCCCTGCCCCCCTCCCTGACGCCCCGCAGATCAACGACGCCTCTCTCCGCCTGGACGCGGGGACGGCGCGGTCGATCTGTATGGAGATGCTGGAGGGCGCCGCGGAGCACGACGCCGCGGTCACCGGCGGTTCGGCCTCCCTCGCACGGGGAAAGGTGACGATCGCGAACACTTCCGGCATCCTGTACGAGCAGGAGAGGACGAGCACGGGTTGTTCCCTGGAGTGCATCCACGAGCGCTCGACCGGGTTCGAGTTCGACGCATCCCCCTTCATGGACCTCGACCCCCGCCATGTCGGGGAACAGGCGGCCTTTTTCGCGGAGCACGGCGCCGACGCCGGCGAGATCGAGACCGGGGACTACGACCTTGTCCTCTCGCCTGTCGCCCTCTCCCAGTTCCTGGACTATGTCCTCGAACCCGCTCTCTCGGGGAGGAACGTCCATGCCGGGCGGTCCTGGCTTGCCGGGAAACTCGGCGAGACCTGCATCGGCGAGGAGATCTCGGTCTTCGACGACCCCTCCCGCCGGGGCCTGGGGAGCACGCGCTTCGACGCCGAAGGCGTGCCGGCCCGGAAGATCACCTTCTTCGACCACGGTGTCCTGGCCCACTATGCCTATGACCTGCGGACCGCCTACCGCTATGGCCAGGAGAGCACCGGCTCGGCGGTCAGGGCCGGGCCCGGCGGGGCACCTGCCATCGGCGTCCACACCATGGTCATCGACGGCCCGCGCGACACCGTCGACGACGACCGTGCGGTCTATGTGAACGACATTGTCGGGGCGCACACGGCCAACCCCCTCACCGGCGACTTCTCGGTCGAGCTCTCCAATGCCACCTGGATCGAGGGCGGCGAGTTCGGCGAACCAGTGCGGAGCGCCATGTTCGCGGGCAATGTCTTCGACCTCCTCGGCGCCGTGGCGGCGATCGGGAGGGAGGAGCGGCTCGTCGGAAGCGCCGTTCTCCCGGCGTTAAGGTTAAATAAGCAGCGTCTGATTGGTAAATAG